A genomic region of Jeotgalibaca ciconiae contains the following coding sequences:
- a CDS encoding nuclease-related domain-containing protein, translated as MILEKPVSVQTFEALNKRMSFNSTQKYRFQNNQSGVKGEFGFADDLALQTFSHQSIYDSEFETGLCPQLDFIVITSKVIHLYDVKNFDGIYYYENGHFRSTKKKIYSPLTQLDRAYDVLDILLQQKNIQLPIVKKLVFVNPNFTLYGNRPDLPIILPSQLNQHFNDITHSSSELQDYHYQITEYIESRKIRKKSYDTKIDYCYDSLTEGVWCDNSVSTVLTREIIQKFQ; from the coding sequence ATGATTTTGGAAAAACCAGTGTCCGTACAAACCTTTGAAGCTTTAAACAAAAGAATGAGCTTTAACTCCACTCAAAAGTATCGTTTTCAAAATAACCAATCTGGTGTAAAAGGTGAATTTGGTTTCGCAGATGATTTAGCTCTTCAAACTTTTTCACATCAATCTATATATGACTCTGAGTTTGAAACAGGTCTTTGTCCACAACTTGATTTTATTGTGATTACATCAAAGGTAATTCATCTATATGATGTTAAAAATTTTGACGGGATTTATTATTATGAGAATGGCCATTTCAGATCGACTAAAAAGAAAATTTACAGCCCTCTGACCCAGCTTGATCGTGCGTATGATGTACTGGACATATTATTGCAGCAAAAGAATATTCAGCTACCGATTGTAAAAAAATTAGTTTTTGTTAATCCTAATTTCACTTTGTATGGGAATCGACCAGATCTTCCAATCATTCTTCCTTCACAGTTGAATCAGCATTTCAATGATATTACACATAGCAGCTCTGAACTGCAGGACTATCATTATCAGATTACAGAGTACATTGAGAGTCGAAAAATCAGAAAAAAAAGTTATGATACAAAAATTGACTACTGTTATGATTCACTTACAGAAGGAGTTTGGTGTGATAATAGTGTCAGCACTGTATTAACAAGAGAAATTATTCAAAAATTTCAATAG
- the rplQ gene encoding 50S ribosomal protein L17 — MAYRKLGRTSSQRKALLRDLTTDLIINERIVTTEARAKEIRKTVEKMITFGKRGDLHARRMAAQFVRNEVADVREEDEEIVIETALQKLFNGLAERYADRQGGYTRIMKTEPRRGDAAPMVIIELV; from the coding sequence ATGGCTTATCGTAAATTAGGACGTACAAGTTCTCAAAGAAAAGCATTGCTACGCGATTTAACAACAGATCTAATTATCAACGAGCGCATCGTTACAACGGAAGCTCGTGCTAAAGAGATTCGTAAAACTGTTGAAAAAATGATTACTTTCGGTAAACGTGGAGATTTGCATGCTCGTCGTATGGCTGCACAGTTCGTACGTAATGAAGTTGCAGATGTTCGTGAAGAAGACGAAGAAATCGTTATCGAAACAGCATTGCAAAAACTATTCAATGGCTTGGCAGAACGCTATGCAGATCGTCAAGGCGGATACACTCGTATCATGAAAACAGAACCACGCCGCGGTGACGCAGCGCCAATGGTTATCATTGAATTAGTTTAA
- a CDS encoding DNA-directed RNA polymerase subunit alpha: MIEIEKPRIETIEISEDATFGKFVVEPLERGYGTTLGNSLRRILLSSLPGTAVSTIQIDGVLHEFSTIDGVLEDVTQIILNIKQLALKFYTNEDKTIEIDVKGPAVVTAADINHDSDVEVLNPDLYICTVAEGAQFHVRMDAKNGRGYVRSEHNKTEDMPIGVIPVDSIFTPVHKVNYQVENTRIGQKNVYDKLTLDVWTNGSVSPEEAVSLAAKILTEHLNIFVNLTDEARKAEVMVEKEETQKEKMLEMTIEELDLSVRSYNCLKRAGINTIQELTNKSEAEMIKVRNLGRKSLEEVKNKLDELELTLRQDD, translated from the coding sequence ATGATCGAAATTGAAAAACCAAGAATTGAGACGATTGAGATCAGCGAGGATGCTACTTTTGGCAAATTCGTTGTGGAACCACTTGAACGGGGATATGGGACTACACTTGGTAACTCTTTACGTCGTATCTTATTATCATCATTACCAGGTACTGCAGTATCTACTATTCAAATTGATGGAGTTCTGCATGAGTTTTCAACAATTGATGGCGTGTTGGAAGATGTTACGCAAATTATCTTAAACATTAAACAATTAGCTTTGAAATTCTATACCAATGAAGATAAAACAATTGAAATTGACGTAAAAGGTCCTGCAGTTGTAACAGCTGCGGACATCAATCATGACAGTGATGTAGAAGTATTGAACCCTGATTTATATATTTGTACCGTTGCTGAAGGTGCACAGTTCCATGTGCGTATGGATGCAAAAAATGGCCGTGGTTATGTTCGCTCTGAACATAATAAAACGGAAGACATGCCAATTGGTGTAATTCCAGTTGACTCGATTTTTACTCCTGTACATAAAGTAAATTATCAAGTTGAAAATACTCGCATCGGTCAAAAGAACGTATATGATAAATTAACTTTGGATGTATGGACAAATGGTTCCGTAAGTCCAGAGGAAGCAGTTAGTTTAGCTGCAAAAATCCTAACGGAGCATTTAAACATCTTTGTAAATCTAACGGACGAAGCTCGCAAGGCTGAAGTGATGGTAGAAAAAGAAGAGACTCAAAAAGAGAAAATGCTAGAAATGACAATTGAAGAACTAGACTTGTCTGTTCGTTCATATAACTGTCTGAAACGTGCGGGAATCAATACGATTCAAGAACTGACGAATAAATCAGAAGCAGAAATGATTAAAGTGCGAAATCTAGGTCGTAAATCACTTGAAGAAGTGAAAAACAAGTTGGATGAACTTGAATTAACTTTACGCCAAGATGACTAG
- the rpsK gene encoding 30S ribosomal protein S11, whose product MAKKVSRKRRVRKNIESGVAHIRSTFNNTIVMITDVHGNAISWSSAGALGFRGSRKSTPFAAQMAAESAAKASMEHGMKSVEVAVKGPGSGREAAIRSLQATGLEVTAIRDVTPIPHNGCRPPKRRRV is encoded by the coding sequence ATGGCTAAAAAAGTATCACGTAAACGTCGTGTGAGAAAAAATATTGAGTCTGGTGTAGCTCACATTCGTTCTACATTTAATAATACAATTGTTATGATTACAGACGTACATGGAAATGCAATTTCATGGTCTTCTGCTGGTGCGTTAGGGTTTAGAGGTTCTCGTAAATCAACTCCTTTCGCGGCACAAATGGCTGCAGAGTCTGCTGCAAAAGCTTCTATGGAACATGGCATGAAGAGTGTTGAAGTAGCAGTTAAAGGTCCTGGTTCTGGACGTGAAGCAGCTATTCGCTCTCTACAAGCAACTGGTTTGGAAGTTACTGCAATTCGTGACGTAACTCCTATTCCACACAACGGATGTCGCCCACCAAAACGTCGTCGGGTATAA
- the rpsM gene encoding 30S ribosomal protein S13 translates to MARIAGVDIPRDKRIVISLTYIYGIGNTTAKKVLEAADVSEDTRVRDLTNDELDRIRAEVDKLKIEGDMRREVNLNIKRLIEIGSYRGIRHRRGLPVRGQNTKNNARTRKGPAKSIAGKKK, encoded by the coding sequence ATGGCTCGTATCGCTGGAGTAGATATTCCGCGTGACAAACGCATCGTTATTTCATTGACATACATTTACGGTATTGGAAACACAACTGCTAAGAAAGTTCTAGAAGCAGCAGATGTTTCAGAAGATACTCGTGTTCGTGACTTAACTAATGATGAGTTAGACCGCATCCGTGCAGAAGTAGATAAACTTAAAATTGAAGGTGACATGCGTCGTGAAGTTAACTTAAACATCAAACGCTTGATCGAAATCGGTTCTTACCGAGGAATCCGTCATCGTCGTGGTTTGCCTGTTCGCGGACAAAATACAAAAAACAATGCACGTACTCGTAAGGGTCCTGCAAAATCAATCGCTGGTAAGAAAAAATAA
- the rpmJ gene encoding 50S ribosomal protein L36 — protein MKVRASVKPICEKCKVIRRNGRVMVICENPKHKQRQG, from the coding sequence ATGAAAGTTAGAGCATCAGTAAAACCAATCTGCGAAAAATGTAAAGTAATCCGCAGAAATGGCCGTGTTATGGTGATTTGTGAAAATCCTAAACACAAACAACGCCAAGGATAA
- the infA gene encoding translation initiation factor IF-1, whose amino-acid sequence MAKDDVIEIEGVVAETLPNAMFKVELENGHIVLAHVSGKIRMNYIRILPGDKVTVELSPYDLTRGRITYRFK is encoded by the coding sequence ATGGCGAAAGACGACGTTATTGAAATTGAAGGAGTAGTCGCTGAGACGTTGCCAAATGCAATGTTCAAAGTAGAACTTGAAAACGGCCATATTGTGCTCGCGCATGTTTCTGGTAAAATCCGGATGAACTATATCCGTATTCTTCCAGGTGATAAAGTTACGGTGGAATTATCCCCGTATGATCTCACTCGCGGCCGTATAACATATCGTTTCAAATAA
- a CDS encoding adenylate kinase → MKKNLIITGLPGAGKGTQAERIIDEYGIPHISTGDMFRAAMKNETQLGLEAKSFMDKGELVPDEVTNGIVKERLQEEDTKNGFLLDGFPRTMDQAVALDNIMTELNRQIDAVINIDVNPEVLMARLTGRIICRNCGATYHKLNHPPKVEGVCDRCGSTDLYQREDDKPETVENRIRINQEQSKPILEFYSEKGLLHTVDGEIGIDNVFAEVQNIIG, encoded by the coding sequence ATGAAGAAAAACCTGATTATTACAGGACTTCCTGGCGCTGGAAAAGGAACACAAGCTGAACGTATCATCGATGAGTATGGTATTCCACATATTTCTACTGGAGATATGTTTCGTGCAGCAATGAAAAATGAAACTCAGTTAGGACTAGAAGCTAAGTCTTTCATGGACAAAGGCGAGTTAGTTCCTGACGAAGTAACAAATGGTATTGTTAAAGAACGTCTACAAGAAGAAGATACGAAGAATGGTTTCTTGTTGGATGGATTTCCAAGAACAATGGACCAAGCCGTAGCTTTGGACAACATTATGACGGAATTGAATCGTCAAATTGATGCAGTAATCAATATTGACGTAAATCCTGAAGTCTTAATGGCTCGTTTGACAGGTCGTATTATTTGCCGTAATTGCGGCGCAACTTATCATAAACTAAACCACCCACCAAAAGTGGAAGGGGTTTGTGATCGTTGTGGCAGTACAGATCTTTATCAACGAGAAGACGATAAGCCTGAAACAGTTGAAAATCGTATTCGCATTAATCAAGAACAATCCAAACCAATTCTAGAGTTTTACTCTGAAAAAGGGTTACTCCATACTGTTGATGGTGAAATTGGAATTGACAACGTGTTTGCTGAAGTCCAAAACATCATTGGCTAA
- the secY gene encoding preprotein translocase subunit SecY, which translates to MFTLLKNAFQVKDIRNRIFFTLGMLIVFRIGTHITVPGVNASAIQNLASTGLFSLLNTFGGGALSQYSIFAMGVSPYITSSIVIQLLQMDIIPKFTEWSKQGEVGRRKLNQATKYLAVVLAFVQSIGISIGFNQLSNLGLVRNPGVQTYLIIALIMTAGSMLVIFIGDSITMNGIGNGTSLIIFSGIVARIPADLVTFYQDRFVDSSQLTTNIIFSVALLVAMLLVVIFVVYIQQAERRIPVQYSKRATGSNQAAHLPLKINSAGVIPVIFASSFMMTPQTILGFFAASHSDATWYQVVNTLVNFREPIGAAIYTILIVVFTYFYALIQINPEKMAENLQRSGAYIPSVRPGRGTEEYITSLLMRLSTVGAVFLGLIALLPIVASALWNLPDSLALGGTSLLIVVGTALDTARQIEGRMVKRNYQGFIQK; encoded by the coding sequence ATGTTTACACTTCTGAAAAATGCATTTCAGGTGAAAGACATTAGAAATAGAATCTTCTTCACACTAGGTATGTTGATTGTTTTCCGTATTGGAACACATATCACTGTACCAGGTGTGAATGCGAGTGCCATCCAGAATTTGGCATCAACAGGTTTGTTTAGCTTGTTGAACACTTTTGGGGGTGGAGCACTAAGTCAGTACTCTATCTTCGCAATGGGTGTCTCGCCCTATATCACTTCTTCTATTGTCATTCAACTATTGCAAATGGACATTATTCCCAAATTTACGGAATGGTCTAAACAAGGTGAAGTTGGTAGAAGAAAGTTGAACCAAGCAACAAAATATTTAGCTGTTGTACTTGCATTCGTCCAATCAATTGGGATCTCGATTGGTTTTAACCAATTATCCAACTTAGGATTAGTTCGAAATCCAGGAGTACAAACCTATCTGATCATTGCTTTGATTATGACAGCTGGTTCGATGTTAGTCATTTTTATCGGTGACTCCATCACGATGAACGGAATTGGAAATGGGACATCACTCATTATCTTTTCTGGAATCGTTGCTCGTATCCCTGCTGATTTAGTGACGTTCTATCAAGATCGATTTGTTGATTCAAGTCAACTGACAACGAATATTATTTTTTCCGTTGCTTTATTAGTAGCGATGTTATTGGTTGTTATTTTTGTTGTGTACATTCAACAAGCGGAACGAAGAATACCCGTTCAATATTCGAAACGAGCAACTGGATCAAACCAGGCTGCCCATTTACCGCTAAAAATCAACTCTGCTGGAGTTATTCCGGTTATTTTTGCCAGCTCGTTCATGATGACTCCTCAAACAATCTTAGGATTCTTTGCAGCAAGTCATAGTGATGCTACTTGGTACCAGGTAGTTAATACATTAGTCAATTTCCGTGAACCGATTGGAGCTGCTATTTATACAATTCTAATCGTCGTTTTCACGTATTTCTATGCTCTAATTCAAATTAACCCTGAAAAAATGGCTGAGAACTTACAAAGGTCTGGAGCGTACATTCCAAGTGTCCGCCCTGGAAGAGGAACGGAAGAATATATAACAAGCTTGTTGATGCGCTTAAGTACGGTTGGCGCTGTGTTTCTCGGCTTGATTGCTCTCTTGCCTATTGTTGCTTCTGCATTATGGAACCTACCAGACTCTTTAGCTCTTGGTGGAACTAGTCTTTTGATTGTAGTGGGAACCGCATTGGATACCGCAAGACAAATTGAAGGACGAATGGTGAAACGCAATTATCAAGGATTTATACAAAAGTAA
- the rplO gene encoding 50S ribosomal protein L15: MKLHELKPTEGSRKVRNRVGRGSSSGNGKTSGRGHKGQKARSGGGVRLGFEGGQQPLFRRIPKRGFTNINRKEYAVVNLDTLNRFEDGTEVTPALLVESGVVRDEKSGIKVLAKGAVEKKLTVKAHKFSEAAKEAIEAAGGTVEVI; encoded by the coding sequence ATGAAACTTCATGAATTAAAACCAACAGAAGGGTCTCGTAAAGTACGTAACCGTGTAGGTCGTGGATCTTCATCAGGAAACGGAAAAACATCCGGACGTGGACATAAAGGTCAAAAAGCTCGTTCAGGTGGTGGAGTAAGACTTGGTTTCGAAGGTGGACAACAACCGTTGTTCCGTCGTATTCCTAAACGTGGTTTTACAAACATCAACCGTAAAGAATATGCTGTAGTAAACCTAGATACATTGAACCGTTTTGAAGATGGTACAGAAGTAACACCGGCATTACTTGTCGAAAGCGGCGTTGTTCGTGATGAAAAATCCGGCATCAAAGTTTTAGCAAAAGGTGCTGTTGAGAAAAAATTGACTGTTAAAGCTCATAAATTCTCCGAAGCAGCAAAAGAAGCGATTGAAGCTGCAGGTGGAACTGTTGAGGTGATCTAA
- the rpmD gene encoding 50S ribosomal protein L30 gives MAELKITLKRSSIGRPQNQKDTLKALGLTKVGKTVVKPANDAINGMVNTVSHLVEVEEVK, from the coding sequence ATGGCAGAATTAAAGATTACTTTAAAACGCAGCTCAATTGGACGTCCTCAAAACCAAAAAGATACTTTGAAGGCTTTAGGATTAACAAAAGTAGGCAAAACAGTTGTAAAACCAGCTAATGACGCAATCAACGGCATGGTAAACACTGTTAGCCATTTAGTAGAAGTAGAAGAAGTTAAATAA
- the rpsE gene encoding 30S ribosomal protein S5, which translates to MVYIDPTHLDIEDRVVAINRVTKVVKGGRKLRFAALVVVGDRNGHVGFGTGKANEVPEAIRKAIEAAKKNMIEVPITGTTIPHEVIGRYSGGNVMLKPAIAGSGVSAGGPVRAVIELAGIADITSKSLGSNTPINMVRATVEGLEQLKKIEDIAALRGKSVEEIKG; encoded by the coding sequence ATGGTATATATTGACCCAACTCATTTAGATATTGAAGATCGCGTAGTAGCGATTAATCGTGTAACTAAAGTTGTAAAAGGTGGACGTAAGTTACGTTTTGCTGCATTAGTTGTTGTCGGAGACAGAAATGGTCATGTTGGTTTCGGTACAGGGAAAGCTAACGAAGTTCCAGAAGCAATCCGTAAAGCTATCGAAGCTGCTAAGAAAAACATGATTGAAGTACCAATTACAGGAACAACAATTCCTCATGAAGTAATCGGTCGTTATAGCGGTGGGAACGTTATGTTGAAACCAGCTATTGCCGGTTCTGGAGTATCAGCTGGAGGTCCTGTTCGTGCGGTTATCGAATTAGCAGGTATTGCGGATATTACATCTAAATCATTAGGCTCTAACACACCAATTAACATGGTTCGTGCTACTGTTGAAGGTTTGGAACAATTGAAAAAAATCGAGGACATTGCTGCATTACGCGGTAAGTCTGTAGAAGAAATTAAAGGTTAA
- the rplR gene encoding 50S ribosomal protein L18 produces the protein MTIVINKPDKNKVRQSRHARVRRKISGTAECPRLNVFRSNKHIYAQLIDDVAGVTLASASSKKDASEAATKTESAAVVGKAIAERAIEKGLKTVVFDRGGYLYHGRVQTLAEAARENGLDF, from the coding sequence GTGACAATTGTGATTAACAAACCAGATAAAAATAAAGTGCGTCAGTCAAGACATGCACGCGTAAGAAGAAAAATTTCTGGAACTGCTGAGTGCCCACGCTTGAACGTTTTCCGTTCTAACAAACACATCTACGCTCAATTAATTGATGACGTAGCGGGTGTGACGCTGGCAAGTGCCTCTAGTAAAAAAGATGCATCTGAAGCAGCTACAAAAACAGAAAGCGCCGCAGTTGTAGGAAAAGCTATTGCAGAACGTGCAATTGAAAAAGGGTTAAAAACTGTTGTATTTGACCGTGGTGGATACTTATATCATGGACGAGTACAAACTTTAGCTGAAGCTGCCCGTGAAAATGGACTAGATTTCTAA
- the rplF gene encoding 50S ribosomal protein L6, whose protein sequence is MSRIGNKLVEIPAGVTVTQDGNTVTVKGPKGELTQTFSNLITMSIEGNTATFARANEEKFTKSIHGTSRALFNNMVVGVSEGFKKDLELIGVGYRAQLQGNKLVLNVGYSHPVEFIPEEGVTVEVNANTKVTVSGYDKEKVGALAANIRAVRPPEPYKGKGIKYSDEIIRRKEGKTGK, encoded by the coding sequence GTGAGTCGTATTGGTAATAAACTAGTCGAAATTCCAGCTGGCGTAACCGTTACTCAAGATGGAAACACAGTAACAGTCAAAGGTCCTAAAGGCGAATTGACACAAACTTTTAGTAACTTAATTACTATGAGCATAGAAGGCAACACTGCTACATTTGCTCGTGCTAATGAAGAAAAGTTCACTAAATCTATTCATGGAACATCTCGCGCTTTGTTCAATAACATGGTTGTAGGTGTATCAGAAGGATTCAAGAAAGATCTAGAATTAATCGGGGTTGGGTACCGTGCACAATTACAAGGAAATAAACTTGTATTGAACGTAGGTTACTCTCATCCAGTTGAATTCATTCCAGAAGAAGGCGTAACTGTTGAAGTTAACGCAAACACAAAAGTAACTGTTTCTGGATACGATAAAGAAAAAGTTGGAGCTTTAGCAGCCAACATTCGTGCGGTACGTCCACCTGAGCCATATAAAGGTAAAGGTATCAAGTACTCTGACGAAATTATCCGTCGTAAAGAAGGTAAGACTGGTAAATAA
- the rpsH gene encoding 30S ribosomal protein S8, translating to MVMTDPIADFLTRIRNANMVRHASLEVPASNMKVEIAKILKNEGFIKNYEVIEDDKQNVIRVFLKYGVNNERVITGLKRISKPGLRVYAKTGEVPRVLNGLGIAIVSTSEGVVTDKEARAKNIGGEVLAYVW from the coding sequence ATGGTTATGACAGATCCAATCGCAGATTTCCTTACTCGTATTCGTAATGCAAACATGGTACGCCATGCAAGCTTGGAAGTACCTGCTTCTAATATGAAGGTGGAAATTGCAAAAATCCTTAAAAATGAAGGATTTATTAAAAACTATGAAGTCATCGAAGATGACAAACAAAATGTTATCCGTGTTTTCTTAAAATATGGAGTGAATAACGAACGTGTTATTACTGGCTTGAAACGCATTTCTAAACCAGGATTGCGTGTGTATGCGAAAACCGGCGAAGTTCCCCGTGTATTAAACGGACTAGGAATTGCTATCGTATCCACTTCTGAAGGCGTAGTAACAGATAAAGAAGCAAGAGCTAAAAATATTGGTGGAGAAGTATTGGCTTACGTTTGGTAA
- a CDS encoding type Z 30S ribosomal protein S14 yields the protein MAKKSMIAKNKRPAKFSTQEYTRCERCGRPHSVYRKFKLCRICLRELAYKGQIPGMKKASW from the coding sequence TTGGCTAAAAAATCAATGATTGCTAAAAATAAACGTCCAGCGAAATTCTCTACTCAAGAGTACACTCGTTGCGAACGCTGTGGACGTCCACATTCCGTTTATCGCAAATTCAAGCTCTGCCGCATTTGCTTACGTGAACTGGCTTATAAAGGACAAATCCCAGGCATGAAGAAAGCAAGCTGGTAA
- the rplE gene encoding 50S ribosomal protein L5, with protein MNRLKEKFTNEITPSLVEKFNYSSVMEVPKVEKIVINMGVGDAVANAKNLEKAVEELTLISGQKPVITHAKKSIAAFRLREGMAIGAKVTLRGDRMYDFLDKLVTVSLPRVRDFRGISKRSFDGRGNYTLGVKEQLIFPEVDYDRVDKVRGMDIVIVTTANTDEESRELLTQLGMPFQK; from the coding sequence ATGAACCGTTTGAAAGAAAAATTTACAAATGAAATCACACCTTCATTGGTGGAGAAATTCAACTATTCTTCTGTAATGGAAGTTCCCAAAGTAGAAAAAATTGTTATCAACATGGGTGTTGGTGACGCTGTAGCAAACGCAAAAAACCTAGAAAAAGCAGTTGAAGAATTAACATTAATCTCTGGTCAAAAACCAGTAATTACTCACGCAAAAAAATCAATCGCAGCATTCCGTCTACGTGAAGGTATGGCTATTGGTGCCAAAGTAACACTACGTGGAGATAGAATGTATGATTTCTTAGACAAACTAGTAACAGTTTCCTTGCCACGTGTACGTGACTTCCGTGGTATTAGCAAACGTTCTTTCGATGGACGTGGAAACTATACTTTAGGTGTAAAAGAACAATTGATTTTCCCAGAAGTTGACTATGATCGAGTTGACAAAGTACGTGGTATGGATATTGTTATCGTAACTACTGCTAATACAGACGAAGAATCAAGAGAATTGTTGACACAACTAGGAATGCCATTCCAAAAATAA
- the rplX gene encoding 50S ribosomal protein L24 — protein sequence MHVKTGDKVKVITGKDKGKEGTILKTLPKQDRVIVEGINIVKKHRKASQSNLTGGILEEEAPIHVSNVMLIDPKTGEPTKVGYKVQDDKKVRVSKKTGEIID from the coding sequence ATGCACGTAAAAACTGGCGATAAAGTTAAAGTGATTACTGGGAAAGATAAAGGTAAAGAAGGAACTATCCTAAAAACTTTGCCGAAACAAGACCGTGTAATCGTTGAAGGCATTAACATTGTGAAGAAGCACCGTAAAGCTTCACAAAGCAACTTGACTGGTGGTATTCTTGAAGAAGAAGCGCCAATTCATGTGTCTAATGTAATGTTGATTGATCCTAAAACTGGTGAGCCTACTAAAGTAGGTTATAAAGTTCAAGACGATAAAAAAGTCCGTGTTTCTAAAAAAACTGGCGAAATTATCGACTAA
- the rplN gene encoding 50S ribosomal protein L14 yields the protein MIQTESRLKVADNSGAREVLAIKVLGGSGRKYANIGDVIVASVKQATPGGVVKKGEIVKAVIVRTKTGAHRKDGSYIKFDENACVIIRDDKSPRGTRIFGPVARELRDNNYMKIVSLAPEVL from the coding sequence GTGATCCAAACAGAAAGTCGTTTGAAAGTTGCCGATAACTCAGGAGCAAGAGAAGTCTTAGCTATTAAAGTGTTGGGTGGATCTGGCCGTAAATACGCAAACATTGGTGATGTAATTGTTGCTTCAGTAAAACAAGCTACACCCGGTGGCGTTGTCAAAAAAGGTGAAATCGTAAAAGCTGTTATTGTTCGTACAAAAACTGGTGCACACCGTAAAGACGGTTCTTACATCAAGTTCGATGAAAATGCATGCGTAATTATCCGTGATGACAAGAGCCCACGTGGAACACGTATCTTTGGACCTGTTGCTCGTGAATTACGTGACAACAACTACATGAAGATTGTTTCTCTAGCTCCAGAAGTATTGTAA
- the rpsQ gene encoding 30S ribosomal protein S17 has protein sequence MTEQRNKRKVYQGRVVSDKMDKTIVVEVSTYKNHPTYGKRVRYSKKYKAHDENNQAKLGDVVRIMETRPLSATKNFRLMDIIEESVII, from the coding sequence ATGACTGAACAACGTAACAAGCGTAAAGTCTACCAAGGCCGTGTTGTCTCTGACAAAATGGATAAAACAATTGTTGTAGAAGTTTCTACTTACAAAAATCATCCAACATACGGTAAACGTGTAAGATACTCTAAAAAGTACAAAGCACATGACGAAAACAATCAAGCAAAACTTGGTGATGTCGTAAGAATCATGGAAACTCGTCCATTATCCGCAACGAAAAACTTCCGTTTAATGGATATTATCGAAGAGTCTGTGATTATCTAA
- the rpmC gene encoding 50S ribosomal protein L29: MKANEIKELSTAEMIEKEKEFKEELFNLRFQLATGQLENTARLKEVRKSIARIKTVLRQKELQNQ; encoded by the coding sequence ATGAAAGCTAATGAAATCAAAGAATTATCCACTGCTGAAATGATTGAAAAAGAAAAAGAGTTCAAAGAAGAGCTTTTCAATCTACGATTCCAACTTGCTACAGGGCAACTTGAAAATACTGCCCGTTTGAAAGAAGTTCGCAAATCAATTGCACGCATCAAAACTGTGTTGCGTCAAAAAGAATTGCAAAATCAGTAA
- the rplP gene encoding 50S ribosomal protein L16, with translation MLVPKRVKHRREFRGKMRGEAKGGKEVVFGEYGLQAVDSKWITNRQIEAARIAMTRYMKRGGKVWIKIFPHKSYTSKAIGVRMGSGKGAPEGWVAPVKRGKIMFEVGGVSEEVAREALRLASHKLPIKTKIVKRTEIGGESNES, from the coding sequence ATGTTAGTACCTAAGCGTGTAAAACACCGTCGTGAATTCCGTGGAAAAATGCGCGGAGAAGCAAAAGGTGGAAAAGAAGTTGTATTTGGTGAATACGGATTGCAAGCCGTTGATTCAAAATGGATTACAAACCGTCAAATCGAAGCAGCTCGTATTGCTATGACACGTTACATGAAACGTGGAGGGAAAGTTTGGATTAAAATCTTCCCTCATAAATCATATACATCCAAAGCTATCGGTGTTCGTATGGGTTCCGGTAAAGGAGCTCCAGAAGGATGGGTTGCACCTGTTAAACGTGGAAAAATCATGTTTGAAGTAGGCGGCGTATCTGAAGAAGTAGCACGTGAAGCTTTGCGATTGGCATCTCATAAATTGCCAATTAAAACAAAAATCGTAAAACGCACAGAAATTGGTGGTGAATCGAATGAAAGCTAA